ACCGATTGACGCTTTGGAAAGATCGCTACAGCGAGATGGAAATAACAGGGGATCGGAGCCTCGATGTTGAAAAAAAGATTAATCTGCAGCTCACCCGGTTTATCGACTTCTTTCGTGACCGGTATGGATACGAAAAAGTAACGGCGATCGTGAAAAGGGATGTTACTGCGTGGCTCGAGCAGTTGTATAATCCTCCCGAAAAGAGAGGGAAGGCGTATGCGCCGGCCACCGTGAATAATCACCAGGCTGCACTGTCCCGGTTTATGAAATGGCTTCGGATTCGTCTACTGCCGGAAGATCCTATGAAAGGGATCCGTGGGATCATGCTGCCGGATCCCGAGCCGCGGACTCTGACTTCCGAGCAGATTCTGACACTTAAAAACATCTGTGACCGGCTCGAGCGGTTTCATTTAAAAAAGGACAGGCGCCGAATGAAAGGGAAATTGGAACTCAAAACGCATGCACGCCCGCGGCGTGATCGGGCAATCGTTTACGTCCTTCTTTCGACGGGGCTGCGTCGGGAGGAATTGGCGAATCTGAACTTGGAGCAAGTCGAACCCAGTGATCCGGTGCAACTGCGTACCGCTCGAAGTGCTAAGATCGTCCGGATACGCGGGAAGGGAAAAACGGAAGGAACCGAGTACTTGTCGGCCGATGCGCGCGCTGCCCTGGCTGATTAGGTCGTGATAAATACGATCGCCTGTTGGCGTATGTTTATCTTCCCGCGTGCCCGGCAAATGCCGATACAAAGAAGCTGTGTGAAAAGGAAGGCAACTCGGTTGCGAAGATGGAACTCGCCAAAGGACTCGCCAGGGTTGCTTACATCTATGAACCCAATACGAAATACGTAGATGAATATCGAAAGGTCGAAGCTGAGGCTATGCAGAAGAAAATTGGCGTTTGGTCGATCGACAATTATGTGCGGGATGATGGATACCATCCACAAGTACATACAAATACAGAGGCAAAGCCAGCCGAGCAGAGCGAACCGGTTCCGCACAAGCACCGTGATGACCTGTTCTTGATCTAAAAGAGAGGTAAAGTACAACGAGGTGATAGAATGCTAAAAATGCGAAAAGCTAATATAACTGACCACCAATTCTTGGTTCGAATTGACTCGAAAAACGATGGGTACACAGTTCCGGATGAAGCTGAAATGTCAGAACAAGAAAAAGAGGAACATATTAAGAAAATAGAAGGGTATCTAACTGACTCAAATAAAGGTGCATATATTATTGAGGATTCCGCTTTTAGCAAACCGATTGCAATGATAATGTACTCCATAGCAAATAGAGATTCAGTGTATCCCTGGACAGTATTCCACGAGTTAGATCAAAATTTATTTCAAAGTGATGGTCAGTTTATGGAAATATTTCAATTATGGGTTCATCCGAATTATCGCAGATTAGGGTTAGCGACTAAATTAAAACTGAAGTTGGAGGAAAAGGCCCAACATCATAAAGTTGATTTAATTTACACACATACAGAAGAAACGAATACCCATGTAATTAAACTCAATGAGAAAATTGGTTACAAAAAGGTTCGGCGTGGTCCAATTTGGGATGATGTTATTCGAGTAAGCTTAATCAAGAAACTAAACTAACGGACACGATAGCATCATGACGAACAGGCTGCCGATATCGGCAGCCTGCTCCACTTTCGGGCAGTTTAACGCAACGGCATCCGCAAAAACGATCGGCTGTTTCTGTTGATCAAACAGAAAGCATCTGTTAATTTTGGGCATTGGTGGATACTTTTTGAATTAACGAGTGAACCGATCGAAGATAACAAACGAATATATACTGTAAATCTTTACAGGAAGGAGGGTTGAATAGATGCATGATTTATTGGAAGAAGCAGTACGTAACTGGATAGCAGGGGATAAGGAGGCATTTGTTCGCGTGTACGAATATTCAAAGCAAGACGTATACCGTATCGTTTTGTTATTGACCTCATCCCCACAAGATGCAAGTGACGTTTTAAATGAGGTATATCTACAAGTTTGGAAATCCGTACATAAATACAATTCAAAAAAGCCATTTAAGTTTTGGATCCATGGAATTGCTGTTTGCCAAGCGAAAGAATATAAGCGCAAAAATTGGAGAAGGTTTCGATTATTTCAAAAACAGACAGAGGAATTGATACACCCGATTTCTAGTCCTGCTGCGTCTACAGAAATAATGCGTCAGGAAGTACGTTCCGAGTTGTTGGATCAGATTCTCGAATTACCTTTCAAACTAAAAATAGTAGTAATACTCCGTTATTATCAAGATTACGATTTATCGGAAATAGCGGAGTTGTTGCAAATCCCTATTGGAACAGTTAAATCACGTCATCACTTAGCGATGAAAAAATTGAGAAAAAATCTAAATGAAAACTTTGAAGAAAAGGTGGAATCTCCATATGTCTATTGAGGAACAAATTCGATATGACCTCAGAAGATTTGTTCAAAAATTAGTAGTACCTGTTGATACAGACTACAGGATAACTCAAACTATTGGGCAACGAATTAACCCGAAACAGAGACATAAAAAACTGTTGACTGCTTTACTGGTTACGGGCGTATTGGTTTTGGCAGCTGCAGTCCCAGCAACGTTACATGCGGATCGTATATATGGGTCATTCGAATCAATAAAAAAGAAAGCCACCTATGTTACAAAAACAGAATATATGAACCTAAGTGCGAAATTCGCCGGGTGGGATGACCAACTTGGAGACGAGTACCCGAAACTTGAGAAATTGATGAAGCGAGTGATCGCCATTGTGATCGAAAATGGTGACAATGGGATTTTGGATCCGAATACTCTTAATAGTAAGCTTCGTAAGGAGTATAAGCAAATACTTATGGATATGCAGCCTTATTTCGATAAACTAAACAAGGAGCCAATATCACGAAATTACTTAAACGAACAAGAGTACGATTCTTTTATCGAGGCTAACTTAAGCTTTCAAAGCGTCTTGGCGAAACTTGGAGTTAAAAACGGTAGCACCATAGATGAAACTAAGTTATCTAATGATATGGCTAAACAACTTAGAGAAGCAAGAGAACAAATGAGGTACGCTCGTTCACTCGTAATTACACGTTCAACAAATGAAACTGGCTAAATGCAATACAAATGATGTTTGAGTCATCCGAGGAATAGAAAGTCGATTGAGCTATCGGAGACGTTAGTTCAATGCCGAAGGGCTGACATGCGGCAGCCCTTCGCTCCGCTAACTGGCAGCATAGTTGAGTATATCCAAACGATGCCTAGTATTAAAATGACCTGCGGCTATATAATTTGTATATGGGAATACCTGGGGGCGAAATGTAAAAGTTACTACAAAGATGAATGGAACCACAGATGGGCTTGTGTATACTCTTACAGTTAACGAGGAACCGAAATACGTGAGTCTGTAAAATAGATTGTGTAAACTCCTAAACCCATTACAATGGAAGTATAAGAGAGGTTGGGGAGAACACATGGGATTATGGACGAAGCAGCAACTCCGGCAGTTCATCAAGGAGAATAAGTTGGTCTCTGCGCAGGATGCACAGAATGCGTTGAAAGAGCTGTTTGCCGAAACGCTGCAGGAGATGCTGGAAGCCGAGATGGATGAACATCTGGGCTATGAGAAGCACGACATGCAGAACAAGCAGACGACCAACAGTCGTAATGGCAAGAGTAAGAAAACCATCGTAAGCGAGTACGGTGATCAGGAGATCGCCGTTCCCCGTGACCGGCAAGGGGAATTTGAACCCCTGGTGGTGAAGAAGCACCAGTCTAATGTGACCGGCATTGAAGATCAGATTATTGCCCTTTATGCCAAAGGTGTCAGCACGCGTGAGATTCAGGATCATCTGCAAAATCTGTATGGGATTGAGGTCTCTCCCACCTTTATTTCTAACGTGACCAACAAGATCATACCCTTGATTAAGGAATGGCAGAACCGGCCGCTCCAAGGCGTGTACGCGGTTGTCTTCCTGGATGCCATACACTTCAAGGTGAAGCAAGATGGTGCCATTGTCAATAAAGCCGCCTACATGGTAATCGGCATCGACCTGGATGGCAACAAGGATGTACTGGGCATGTGGATTGGTGAGCATGAATCCGCCAAGTTCTGGCTTAATGTTCTAAACGACCTGAAGAACCGGGGCGTGCATGATATCCTTATCATCTGTGTCGACAATCTGACCGGTTTCAGCCAAGCGATTCAGGCTTGTTACGCGAAAACGGACATTCAGAAGTGTATCATCCACCAGATCCGAAACTCCACCCGTTACGTCTCTTACAAGGATCTGAAGAAGGTAACAGCTGACCTGAAGCCGATTTACAAAGCAGCGACGGAAGAAATGGCACTCGTCGAGCTCGATCGCTTCGAGGAAACCTGGGGGAATAAGTACCCGCTCATCATTCGCTCTTGGCGCAATAACTGGGATGAGCTGGCCACCTTCTTCAAGTATCCACCCGAAATCCGCAAGCTCATTTACACCACCAACATCATCGAGAGTTACCACCGCCAACTTCGCAAAGTGACGAAGGGAAAAAGCATCTTCCCGACGGATGAATCCTTGTTGAAAATGCTTTATCTGGCCACCATGGATGTTACGCGTAAATGGACAGGCCGCGTTCAAAACTGGGGTCAAATGCTGCTGCAGCTCTCCGTTTTCTATCCGGACCGCATCGGAGAGCATCTGCGATAAAATTTCCCCCTCGGGGGAAAGCACGAAAAGAGTTTACACAAAAGATTTGACAGACCCAAATACGTATTAAAAATGGATAGCCAACAAAATATTTCCTTCGTCGATCTCCAAAGTTGATGGCAAATATATGAAAGGGAACACCGTAATTTTTAAGGATAAGAACCTGGAGCGTATGGTGCGCGTACAGCTTCAAGTATACAAAGAAGATCTTACAGACATCAACCTGCTTAAGCTGCGTCATATCTTTCCGAAGTATGACGACGGAATTGTGTCCTCTTTAAGCGGAATGGAACATGCCAAGAATCTGCTCGAATTCATGGTCACTAGCAATTCGGAGTTCGACGTGAATGAGCTAAAATATCTTCCGGAGAGTCTCTGTGGACTGGTCGTGAATAAAAGCAGGTTGATGAATATTGATAACATGAATGACCTGGTGCTTACTAAATTAAGCTCTGTTTGTTTTTCGGACAACAGACTTGCTGATTTGTCTCCGCTTGCTTTTTTTCCATCGCTAACCCGGGTCGACGTTGCAAACAACCAAATAGAAGATATCCTTCCTTTAAACCTACTAACGGAGTTGGACTGCGTTATCCTGAGGAATAATCCGGTAAAGAACATTCACGAACTGCATCTTCCGAAACTCCGATACCTGTATATCGATGGCATCGACGCTATGGATTGGAGTTTCCTGCTATCGGGATTTCCAAAATTAGAATACGTATCGATCTCCGACGAGGGTATGACAAATGGCTCCAGGAAGAGAATGTGCAAAAAGTTTGCGGTCTCTTGGACGCAGCAAGACGGGTTGGCGAAGCTATATAATGACTCGAGCCGCAAGCAGTAGGCGGAAACAAGTCAGCGATTGTTGGCCGAATCATGGGTGAAGATAGTTGGCACAGACACCTAGACGTTCAACCACCATGAAAGAACGGATTAACTTTCATCCTCTGTGGTGCAGCGCAAGAAACAGCGCTGCATGCTAACGGGAACGATAGATGAATGATGGTTGCTTCGGCAACCGTTTTTTTATGCTCCTTGCTAGCCATAAATCGCTTCCGTATGCGATTGCGGCCAGATACGGAGTGTGTAGTGTGCTTATATCGTGCGCAGAGAGAGGGTGAGCGCATTGCATCGGCGTCACCGCAAGATCTCGTAAATGAGCCACGTCGCCATTTTCTGTTACCTTCGATTATTTTTGAAAAATGTACCATGCAACTTTCACAGGCGGCTTACGTCTGTTTAGGAAACAAGATGGATGTTATCGTGGGGGAGTCGTTTCGGTATGGGGAAAAGGTTAATCTATTCGGCTGTGCTCGCGGTATTAATGGCGGGATCAGCGGTTGGCGTCTATTCAGGCGCTTCGCCGAAAGAAAGCATTATGGCGACGGAGGTGGCGTCGGAGGACGACTTCGACGTGCAACGCGATATTTATAGGTTGGAGGAGCTGATCCGCAAGCATTTTCCGGACAAGCGGATTTACAAGTCCTACAAGGGACCTTCACTTGAGGAGTATGGCGTTTTTTACATCGATAACGACAACAACCGGTACGTTTTTCTCAGTGACAAGGACGACGCTAAGGCGGGTCACTTCAAACGGGATTTGGAGAGGAAGCTTGGCGGACATATCGAGATCAAGCATTCGAAATACCCATATTTGAAACTACGTGGCATCCAGGACGAAATAGTGAAAAATTACGATTCCATCTCTGTCGGCGCGGACGTGATTGGGCAGGTCGTCAAAGTGCAAGCCGATTGGACCGAAGCCGAGAAAAAAGAAGTGCTGCGCAAGTACGGAGACGCAGTCTCGGTGGAAATCTATGATCCCGGGGCTATAGCGCCGGATGGTGACAGCCATATCCCGAATTTGCCGGAGCCGGTACAACAAGTCGGCGGACCGAATGACAAAGTGTTTTGGCCTCCAAACACAAATCGCTTCCTGGACGAGGCCGCATCGGCGGCGCTCGAAGACGAAGTGTATACGAAGACGGGTTTCCCTCGTTTCGATGGGAAGCTTCTCGATAAGTATGGTCTGTATACTAAGCTTGACAGCGACGATATGCCTCTGCCGGAAGGGGATCTCGTCTTTAGCATCAACAGGCTGCCGAAAGGGATGAAAACGAGGATCAGCGTGACGGAGCTCAATAAATCGTTGAAACCGGTACACGAAATTTCGAACGCGACGTTCGAGAACGCGCACGGAATGAGGGTTGAATTCCCCGATCGCAGGAACGTCATGTACGGGCTCAGACTCGAACTACTGAACGATGCCGGAGACGTCGTGGATGGGAAAGTAACGGTTTACGCCTTCTCAACAGACGAGATCAACGCCATAATGGAGGCTGACAAGCCAATATATCGGCAAGCTGACACTCTGAAGATCAAGCTGACCAACTGGGGGCCGACAGCGCTTGAATTCGGGTCGTGGTTCGGCGTACAGAAGTGGGATTCGGGTCGTTGGAAGTGGTTGAACGGAGGGCAAGCGTTTACGGATGAGCTTAGGGGAGTCGGTCCGGGCGGCGTTTACGAAGACGATTTTTCTATCGAATCATTAAGCCTCGAGCCCGGCAAATACCGAATCGTGAAAACGTTCGACGCCGCGAACGGTGATGCTAGCGCTACCCTCGCCGCCCCGTTCGAAATCATCTCCTGAGCGAGTACAGACTTGGTTTGATTGCGGTTTCCACTACTGGATTCAAGGAGAATAGCCTAGTGCAGAGATCGGATTTGATTTAGCTAAAGAACACTGTGGAAAAGGAATAATGCAAGAAGCATTGAACCCTATAATGGAATTTGGCTTCACGCATATGGGCTTAGAGATAATTGAAGCTACTGTTGAACAAGAAAATGATCGATCAATTAACTTGCTTGAAAAACTTAACTTCGAAAGGGAACCTGAATTAAGAGATCAGTTGATATATTTCTTCTTAAGTCGAGAACGTTGGGAGACATAGCTATCACGTTTCTGAATTGTAGCTTGTTGCGCTAAACATTCCTGTTAGTCCTAAGAAATGGACTTTGTCAAAAAAGGAGCGCCTCGGTATGATGGGTTTGTCCACGGGTTCGAAACCCAACACCATCAAGGAGGCGCTCTTAGTATGAAGTTTAAGCAATCGGACGGGCAAAATCAACGTATTGAACGAATTACCACTTCTCATCTTGTTGTGGGAATTGACATGGCAAAGGAAACCCATGTTGCACAAGCCACAAACTTCCGAGGAATCGTCCTTTCTAATCGGCATCTTTCGTTTAAGAACACACAGGAAGGATTCGAAAAATTACAACGGTGGTTGGATGCCTTACAGCAGAAACATAGATTAAAAAGTCCTATCATCGGCATGGAACCGACAGGGCACTATTGGACAAACTTGGCCAATTGGCTCGCCCAGAAAGGAGTACACGTTGTTTTGGTGAATCCAGCAACGACAAAACGAAACAAGGAAAACCGTGACAACTGTCCCTCCAAGAGCGATCCGAAGGACGCACTTGTGATCGCAGATGTTGTTAGCCGTGGCTATTACTATGATTACACTCGCCAAGCGCCCCACTTTCAAAGGTTACGCACCATTATGAGCGATCGAGAATTTTGGGTTACGAATAGTGTTCGATTGCAGAATCGTATTGTTCGCTGGCTGGATATTCGTTTCCCTGAGTATGCTTCCGTTTTTAAGGATTGGACTTGCCCTCGATCAATGGCGACCCTAAAAGAGTTTCCGTCTCCGTCTGATCTTAATGGCCAATCAACGGAAGGGGTTATTACAGCTTGGAGAAAATATATGAAGCGAGCTGGCGGTTCCACTGGCATACAGAAAGCCGCCGAATTAATTTCCACAGCCAGGCAGAGTGTGGGAGATACGACTGCGCTAAGGGAGGCTAAGCAAGATTTACAACGCTTGTTAGAGGAGTATCAGCGCATTGCCAATATTTTGGAACAGATCGAAAAAGAACTTGTAACTTTGCTAGGTGAGATACCTCTGGTCAGCCAACTTCGCTCGGTAAAAGGTCTAGGAACGATTTACATTGCAGCGATTCTGTCTGGTGCAGGTGACTTGAAACAGTACGCCCACGGGCGTCAGTTACTGAGGAAAGCCGGCTTAAACTTAGCCGAAAGCATGTCAGGAAAACGCAAGGGAGAGATCGTGATCTCGAAACGAGGAGATGCCAAACTACGAAAATATCTGTATCTCGCTACGCTTACAATGGTAGGGACCAATCCCGTCTTTCGGCAGCTGCATGAACATAATGTGCAGGTTAAGCATATGAGCAAGCAACAATCGGTGTTTAAACTGCTTGGAAAACTAGCTCGAATCCTAATCGGTATGGTTCAAAGCGGAGAGACGTTTACTCCTGAAAAAACAGTCCACTCATACGCTCAAGCAGCATAAAAAAACGTTATTGAAATCACGTAAATTGACTCATTCGCAGGATTTCGACTAAAGAAAGCACGGAGAACCGAGTACGTACCCGATAAGGGCATAGACCCATCCGCTAAACGCTATCGGTCTCCACACCTTGGATAGGTGTAACGAAGGAATGTAAGGGCGTAGACCCGTCGAGTCGTGGGATGGTAAACCTTCAGGGATTTGTGGAGTATGCGTGCAGTAGAAAAAGGCCTTGGGGAAATGTTCCAGACGTTTCTTCTATTCCCGCATGCCCTAATCCTAGACGAAAAGGTACATGTGGCTTACATTCCACCCAACCGTTACAATACAAGGTGATGAAATCCTGCGAAGGAGTGAGCATACGTGAGATAAACCTTTAAAACCGAGGGACGAGTACGATAGCTCAGAAGAGATAACCCAACGCCTAACATTGATTCGCAGGAAATCTCTTCAGGAGATTCACCTTTACGTCAAAGGAGGTTCCCGTCATCGGGATCCCTTGACTCTTGAGAAATTATAATGTAAAGTGATTAAAATTAGCTTGCATTCATATTCCAATTGCTTCGACCAAGGATATGAGATTCACTAACGGTGATGCAGAGAAGAGACCCTAGGCTGAAAGGTTTCTCGCCGCATGAAACTCCCCACCTTGCGAGCTGTAGCGGTGAATCTTAGTATCCGCTACCGGTATTGACCGTTACTCGATTGAGGATCGTCATTTTTTGGCGATTGAAATAGGGTGGTACCACGACACATTCGTCCCTGACGAATGTGTTTTTTTGTTTCTCAATAACTGTAGAGGGAGACCATTAGATGAGACAATCAACCCTGTTTTTAAGTACTTTACGCGATGCTCCGTCTGATGCCGAAGTCATAAGTCATAAACTTATGCTAAGAGCCGGTTTTATCCGACAACTTGCTGCCGGCATTTATACCTATTTACCGTTAGGCTGGCGTGTGTTGCGTAAAATCGAA
This is a stretch of genomic DNA from Paenibacillus sp. sptzw28. It encodes these proteins:
- a CDS encoding GNAT family N-acetyltransferase, with translation MLKMRKANITDHQFLVRIDSKNDGYTVPDEAEMSEQEKEEHIKKIEGYLTDSNKGAYIIEDSAFSKPIAMIMYSIANRDSVYPWTVFHELDQNLFQSDGQFMEIFQLWVHPNYRRLGLATKLKLKLEEKAQHHKVDLIYTHTEETNTHVIKLNEKIGYKKVRRGPIWDDVIRVSLIKKLN
- a CDS encoding sigma-70 family RNA polymerase sigma factor, which encodes MHDLLEEAVRNWIAGDKEAFVRVYEYSKQDVYRIVLLLTSSPQDASDVLNEVYLQVWKSVHKYNSKKPFKFWIHGIAVCQAKEYKRKNWRRFRLFQKQTEELIHPISSPAASTEIMRQEVRSELLDQILELPFKLKIVVILRYYQDYDLSEIAELLQIPIGTVKSRHHLAMKKLRKNLNENFEEKVESPYVY
- a CDS encoding DUF3600 domain-containing protein, which encodes MSIEEQIRYDLRRFVQKLVVPVDTDYRITQTIGQRINPKQRHKKLLTALLVTGVLVLAAAVPATLHADRIYGSFESIKKKATYVTKTEYMNLSAKFAGWDDQLGDEYPKLEKLMKRVIAIVIENGDNGILDPNTLNSKLRKEYKQILMDMQPYFDKLNKEPISRNYLNEQEYDSFIEANLSFQSVLAKLGVKNGSTIDETKLSNDMAKQLREAREQMRYARSLVITRSTNETG
- a CDS encoding IS256 family transposase — protein: MGLWTKQQLRQFIKENKLVSAQDAQNALKELFAETLQEMLEAEMDEHLGYEKHDMQNKQTTNSRNGKSKKTIVSEYGDQEIAVPRDRQGEFEPLVVKKHQSNVTGIEDQIIALYAKGVSTREIQDHLQNLYGIEVSPTFISNVTNKIIPLIKEWQNRPLQGVYAVVFLDAIHFKVKQDGAIVNKAAYMVIGIDLDGNKDVLGMWIGEHESAKFWLNVLNDLKNRGVHDILIICVDNLTGFSQAIQACYAKTDIQKCIIHQIRNSTRYVSYKDLKKVTADLKPIYKAATEEMALVELDRFEETWGNKYPLIIRSWRNNWDELATFFKYPPEIRKLIYTTNIIESYHRQLRKVTKGKSIFPTDESLLKMLYLATMDVTRKWTGRVQNWGQMLLQLSVFYPDRIGEHLR
- a CDS encoding leucine-rich repeat domain-containing protein; protein product: MKGNTVIFKDKNLERMVRVQLQVYKEDLTDINLLKLRHIFPKYDDGIVSSLSGMEHAKNLLEFMVTSNSEFDVNELKYLPESLCGLVVNKSRLMNIDNMNDLVLTKLSSVCFSDNRLADLSPLAFFPSLTRVDVANNQIEDILPLNLLTELDCVILRNNPVKNIHELHLPKLRYLYIDGIDAMDWSFLLSGFPKLEYVSISDEGMTNGSRKRMCKKFAVSWTQQDGLAKLYNDSSRKQ
- a CDS encoding immunoglobulin-like domain-containing protein, yielding MGKRLIYSAVLAVLMAGSAVGVYSGASPKESIMATEVASEDDFDVQRDIYRLEELIRKHFPDKRIYKSYKGPSLEEYGVFYIDNDNNRYVFLSDKDDAKAGHFKRDLERKLGGHIEIKHSKYPYLKLRGIQDEIVKNYDSISVGADVIGQVVKVQADWTEAEKKEVLRKYGDAVSVEIYDPGAIAPDGDSHIPNLPEPVQQVGGPNDKVFWPPNTNRFLDEAASAALEDEVYTKTGFPRFDGKLLDKYGLYTKLDSDDMPLPEGDLVFSINRLPKGMKTRISVTELNKSLKPVHEISNATFENAHGMRVEFPDRRNVMYGLRLELLNDAGDVVDGKVTVYAFSTDEINAIMEADKPIYRQADTLKIKLTNWGPTALEFGSWFGVQKWDSGRWKWLNGGQAFTDELRGVGPGGVYEDDFSIESLSLEPGKYRIVKTFDAANGDASATLAAPFEIIS
- a CDS encoding GNAT family N-acetyltransferase, whose amino-acid sequence is MGFDLAKEHCGKGIMQEALNPIMEFGFTHMGLEIIEATVEQENDRSINLLEKLNFEREPELRDQLIYFFLSRERWET
- a CDS encoding IS110 family transposase: MKFKQSDGQNQRIERITTSHLVVGIDMAKETHVAQATNFRGIVLSNRHLSFKNTQEGFEKLQRWLDALQQKHRLKSPIIGMEPTGHYWTNLANWLAQKGVHVVLVNPATTKRNKENRDNCPSKSDPKDALVIADVVSRGYYYDYTRQAPHFQRLRTIMSDREFWVTNSVRLQNRIVRWLDIRFPEYASVFKDWTCPRSMATLKEFPSPSDLNGQSTEGVITAWRKYMKRAGGSTGIQKAAELISTARQSVGDTTALREAKQDLQRLLEEYQRIANILEQIEKELVTLLGEIPLVSQLRSVKGLGTIYIAAILSGAGDLKQYAHGRQLLRKAGLNLAESMSGKRKGEIVISKRGDAKLRKYLYLATLTMVGTNPVFRQLHEHNVQVKHMSKQQSVFKLLGKLARILIGMVQSGETFTPEKTVHSYAQAA